From a single Rosa rugosa chromosome 7, drRosRugo1.1, whole genome shotgun sequence genomic region:
- the LOC133721433 gene encoding probable protein phosphatase 2C 5, giving the protein MSQTEVARMKSPLVPLATLIGREIRGEKVEEPYLKYGQAALAKKGEDYFLIKPDCQRIHANPSTSFSVFAIFDGHNGNSAAIYAKETLLDNVLSAIPQGSSRDEWLQALPRALVAGFVKTDIEFQQKGETSGTTVTFVVIDGWTVTVASVGDSRCILDTQGGVVSLLTVDHRLEENEEERERVTASGGEVGRLNVFGGSEVGPLRCWPGGLCLSRSIGDTDVGEFIVPVPHVKQVKLSNAGGRLIIASDGIWDALSSDMAAKSCRGLPAELAAKLVVKEALRSRGLKDDTTCVVVDIIPSDRPVLPPTPRKKQSMLTSLIFGRKSQNGSKTNKLSAVGVVEELFEEGSAMLAERLGKDIPLDANSGIFRCAVCQVDQPQSEGLSVNSGPFFSPSSKPWEGPFLCTTCRKKKDAMEGKRMSTPTVAL; this is encoded by the exons ATGAGTCAGACTGAAGTAGCGAGGATGAAATCTCCTCTTGTTCCACTTGCAACATTGATTGGGCGTGAGATTAGGGGCGAGAAGGTTGAGGAACCCTATTTGAAGTATGGGCAGGCTGCTTTGGCAAAGAAAGGAGAGGATTATTTTCTGATAAAACCAGATTGCCAAAGAATTCATGCTAATCCTTCAACctcattttctgtttttgcg ATATTTGATGGGCATAATGGTAACTCAGCAGCTATTTATGCAAAGGAGACTTTATTGGATAATGTTTTGAGTGCTATTCCTCAAGGTAGCAGTAGGGACGAATGGCTTCAAGCCCTGCCTCGGGCACTGGTTGCTGGTTTTGTGAAAACTGATATAGAATTTCAGCAGAAAG GGGAAACATCTGGTACAACTGTTACATTCGTTGTAATTGATGGTTGGACTGTGACTGTGGCATCTGTTGGGGATTCTAGATGCATATTAGACACCCAGGGAGGTGTTGTTTCACTATTGACTGTTGATCACAGGctggaagaaaatgaagaggagAGGGAGCGTGTGACAGCTAGTGGGGGTGAAGTAGGAAGGCTTAATGTCTTTGGGGGCAGTGAG GTCGGTCCCCTACGCTGCTGGCCTGGTGGGTTATGCCTTTCTAGGTCAATTGGTGACACAGACGTGGGTGAATTTATTGTCCCAGTACCACATGTCAAGCAAGTAAAG CTTTCAAATGCCGGGGGAAGACTTATAATAGCTTCTGATGGCATCTGGGATGCTCTGTCTTCTGATATGGCTGCCAAGTCTTGCCGAGGATTGCCTGCAGAGCTTGCTGCAAAGTTGGTCGTTAAG GAGGCTCTGAGGTCAAGGGGTCTGAAAGATGATACAACCTGCGTAGTTGTTGACATAATCCCATCAGACCGTCCTGTCTTGCCTCCAACTCCGAGGAAGAAACAAAGCATGCTCACTTCACTTATTTTTGGGAGGAAAAGTCAGAATGGGAGCAAAACAAATAAGCTTTCAGCGGTGGGAGTTGTGGAGGAACTGTTTGAAGAAGGTTCAGCAATGCTCGCTGAAAG GTTGGGTAAGGATATTCCTCTGGATGCAAATTCTGGTATTTTCCGGTGTGCAGTCTGCCAAGTTGATCAGCCCCAATCAGAAGGTTTATCAGTAAATTCTGGACCTTTTTTCTCACCATCATCAAAGCCATGGGAAGGCCCCTTCCTCTGCACAACCTGTCGGAAAAAGAAAGACGCCAtggaaggaaaaagaatgagCACACCCACAGTGGCTTTGTAG
- the LOC133721434 gene encoding LOW QUALITY PROTEIN: wall-associated receptor kinase-like 20 (The sequence of the model RefSeq protein was modified relative to this genomic sequence to represent the inferred CDS: deleted 1 base in 1 codon; substituted 1 base at 1 genomic stop codon), which translates to MVTSTSRVLEIISMLFVVIIIMITKMGHVSADLDACPKCGSLEVPDPFSTDDSCGDPRYKIYCNNGNELQFMSAEGFKYKILSIDLSANKLIIQPTXSVSHTTCYSSDFSSQGLILDERLPFNISTRNTVMLFNCSDTILLTPLNCSSNSFCRQFEDKIEACRGTLCCHFLKDSFVSSYMIRVRLGGCTAYTSVVDIRPQDPVDNWNYGIELQWLPPN; encoded by the exons ATGGTAACCAGCACTAGTAGAGTACTCGAAATAATTTCGATGTTATTTGTGGTGATCATTATCATGATCACCAAAATGGGGCATGTATCAGCTGATCTTGATGCTTGCCCAAAATGTGGTAGCCTAGAAGTTCCAGACCCTTTTAGCACTGATGATAGTTGTGGAGACCCTAGATACAAAATCTACTGCAACAATGGCAATGAACTTCAGTTCATGTCAGCTGAAGGGTTTAAGTACAAGATCCTCAGCATCGACTTGAGTGCCAACAAGCTCATTATACAGCCCACCTGATCTGTTAGCCAC ACTACATGTTATTCTTCAGATTTCTCTTCACAAGGCTTAATACTCGATGAGCGCTTGCCCTTCAACATTTCTACTCGTAACACCGTGATGCTGTTCAATTGCTCGGATACTATTCTCCTCACGCCTCTAAATTGTTCCTCAAACAGCTTCTGCAGGCAGTTTGAGGATAAGATTGAGGCATGCAGAGGTACCCTTTGCTGCCACTTCTTGAAGGATTCCTTCGTATCTTCATATATGATCAGGGTCAGGCTTGGAGGCTGCACTGCTTATACTTCTGTTGTCGATATTCGACCTCAAGATCCAGTTGATAACTGGAACTATGGAATTGAGCTTCAATGGTTGCCTCCTAACTAA
- the LOC133720306 gene encoding eukaryotic translation initiation factor 3 subunit A — protein sequence MANFAKPENALKRAEELINVGQKQDALQSLHDLITSKRYRAWQKPLEKIMFKYVELCVDLRKGRFAKDGLIQYRIICQQVNVSSLEEVIKHFMHLSTEKAEQARTQAQALEEALDVDDLEADKRPEDLMLSYVSGEKGKDRSDREVVTPWFKFLWETYRTVLEILRNNSKLEALYAMTAHRAFQFCKQYKRTTEFRRLCEIIRNHLANLNKYRDQRDRPDLSAPESLQLYLDTRFEQLKIATELELWQEAFRSVEDIHGLMCMVKKTPKPSLMVVYYAKLTEIFWISASHLNHAYAWFKLFSLQKSFNKNLSQKDLQLIASSVVLAALSVPPYDQTRAASHLELENEKERNLRMANLIGFNLDPKIDRGDVLSRSALLSELVSKGVLSCATQEVKDLFHLLEHEFLPLDLAVKIQPLLTKISKFGGKLASASSVPEVQLSQYVPALEKLGTLRLLQQVSRVYQSMKIEHLSRMIPFYDFSVVEKIYVDAVKHNFIAMKVDHMKGVMMFGNLGVESDGFRDHLTKFAESLNKTRAMVYPPPKKASRLGEILPSLAETVDKEHKRLLARKSIIEKRKEEQERQLLEMEREEESRRLKQQKITEEAEAKRLATESEIRKKQRLLKEIEEKELEEAQQLLQDVSKKKKGKKTLLDGEKVTKQTLLDMAVHEQIKEREEREKKLTKLSKTMDHLERAKREESAPLIEAAYQQRLVEERVLHEREQQLEIELSQQRHEGDVKEKNRLVRMLNNKTIFQERVVHRRQAEFERRRADREEQISRMIQARKLEREAMRKKIFYVRSEEERLKKLHEEEEARKREEAERRRREEAERKAKLDEIAEKQRLRERELEEKAERQKREMLARPAIEPRPVEPVVPAPAAPIAVTAAAPNAPGRYVPRHRRQEAAEPDRRGIRPDERPALSNDRWRSDRSEEQRPPAFGAGSKSTWSSTRPR from the exons ATGGCGAATTTTGCGAAGCCGGAAAATGCTTTGAAGCGAGCTGAAG AGTTGATCAATGTTGGGCAGAAGCAAGATGCATTGCAATCGCTTCATGATCTTATTACATCAAAGAGATATAGAGCATGGCAGAAGCCACTTGAAAAAATTATGTTTAAATATGTGGAGCTTTGTGTTGACTTGCGTAAGGGTAGATTTGCCAAGGATGGTCTGATTCAGTACCGCATTATATGTCAACAAGTAAATGTCAGTTCCTTGGAAGAGGTGATCAAGCACTTCATGCATCTGTCAACTGAGAAAGCTGAGCAGGCACGTACCCAGGCTCAAGCATTAGAAGAAGCACTTGATGTTGATGATCTTGAAGCAGATAAGAGGCCTGAAGATCTAATGCTGAGCTATGTCAGTGGAGAGAAAGGAAAAGATAGGTCTGATCGTGAAGTTGTTACTCCTTGGTTCAAGTTTTTGTGGGAAACCTACAGAACAGTGCTTGAGATCTTGCGCAACAACTCAAAGTTGGAGGCCCTTTATGCG ATGACGGCACATCGAGCCTTTCAGTTCTGCAAGCAATACAAACGAACTACGGAGTTTCGAAGGTTATGTGAAATCATCAGGAATCATCTGGCTAATCTGAACAAGTATAGAGATCAAAGAGACCGACCTGACCTATCTGCACCTGAGAGCTTGCAACTGTATCTTGATACTAGATTTGAGCAGCTGAAGATAGCTACTGAACTTGAACTGTGGCAG GAAGCATTCCGCTCTGTTGAAGATATTCATGGATTGATGTGCATGGTTAAGAAAACCCCTAAACCATCGTTGATGGTGGTTTACTATGCCAAGCTCACAGAAATTTTTTGGATTTCTGCTAGCCACCTTAATCATGCTTATGCATGGTTCAAGCTATTCTCGCTTCAGAAAAGCTTTAACAAAAACTTGAGCCAGAAGGATTTGCAGTTAATAGCATCATCTGTTGTCTTGGCTGCACTTTCAGTTCCCCCCTATGATCAGACACGTGCAGCCTCTCACTTGGAACTTGAAAATGAGAAAGAGCGCAATTTGAGGATGGCTAATCTAATTGGCTTTAATCTTGACCCCAAAATCGACAGAGGAGATGTG CTTTCAAGATCTGCTCTTCTATCAGAACTG gTCTCCAAAGGTGTCTTGAGCTGTGCAACCCAGGAAGTAAAGGATCTTTTCCATCTCCTGGAGCATGAATTTCTACCTCTCGACCTTGCTGTAAAGATACAACCACTGTTGACTAAAATCTCAAAATTTGGGGGTAAGCTGGCTTCAGCTTCTTCTGTTCCTGAAGTGCAACTGTCTCAATATGTTCCTGCCCTTGAAAAGCTTGGTACTTTGAGGTTGCTCCAGCAG GTGTCTCGGGTGTATCAGTCGATGAAGATTGAACATCTATCTCGGATGATCCCATTTTATGACTTTTCTGTTGTAGAGAAGATATATGTGGATGCTGTTAAACATAACTTCATAGCTATGAAAGTCGACCATATGAAGGGTGTTATGATGTTTGGTAACTTG GGTGTGGAGTCAGATGGATTTCGTGATCACTTGACTAAATTTGCTGAGTCTTTGAACAAGACCAGGGCTATGGTCTACCCTCCTCCAAAGAAAGCATCTAGACTAGGTGAAATTCTTCCTTCTTTGGCAGAGACTGTAGATAAGGAACATAAAAGGCTTCTTGCTAGGAAATCAATCATTGAGAAAAGGAAGGAAGAACAGGAACGTCAACTTCTGGAAATG GAACGTGAGGAAGAGTCAAGGAGGCTCAAGCAACAGAAAATAACTGAAGAGGCAGAGGCGAAAAGGCTTGCCACCGAGTCTGAAATAAGGAAGAAACAAAGGCTCCTGAAGGAAATAGAGGAAAAAGAACTTGAAGAAGCACAGCAACTCCTTCAAGATGTaagcaaaaagaagaagggaaagAAGACACTTTTGGATGGG GAAAAGGTGACCAAGCAAACTTTATTGGACATGGCCGTGCATGAACAGATcaaggagagagaagaaagggAGAAGAAATTAacaaaactttccaaaacaatgGATCACTTGGAAAGAGCTAAAAGGGAAGAGTCTGCTCCACTGATTGAAGCTGCATATCAACAACGTTTAGTGGAAGAAAGGGTGCTTCATGAACGTGAGCAACAG CTGGAAATTGAGCTGAGCCAACAGCGTCATGAAGGAGATGTCAAGGAGAAGAATAGGCTAGTGCGGATGTTGAACAATAAG ACTATCTTCCAGGAAAGGGTTGTGCATCGAAGGCAGGCAGAGTTTGAAAGGCGGAGGGCAGATAGAGAAGAACAAATCAGTCGAATGATTCAGGCCAGGAAACTGGAGAGGGAGGCAATGAGGAAGAAGATATTCTATGTGAGATCTGAAGAGGAAAGGCTAAAGAAGCTGCATGAAGAAGAGGAAGCCCGCAAGCGGGAAG AAGCCGAGCGAAGGAGGAGAGAAGAAGCTGAACGCAAAGCAAAATTGGATGAGATTGCTGAAAAGCAGAGGCTAAGGGAGAGGGAATTGGAGGAAAAAGCCGAAAGGCAGAAGAGAGAAATGCTTGCTAGGCCGGCCATTGAGCCTCGTCCAGTTGAGCCTGTAGTTCCTGCTCCTGCTGCTCCTATTGCTGTCACTGCTGCTGCACCCAACGCTCCTGGAAGGTATGTTCCTAGGCATCGGCGACAAGAAGCTGCAGAACCTGATCGTAGGGGAATCAGGCCTGATGAGCGCCCAGCCCTGTCAAATGATAGGTGGCGTAGTGATCGCAGTGAGGAGCAAAGACCACCAGCCTTTGGTGCGGGTTCAAAATCGACTTGGTCCTCAACCAGACCGCGTTGA
- the LOC133721997 gene encoding pre-mRNA-splicing factor 38 gives MANRTDPSAKNIRGTNPQNLIEKIVRTKIYNNTYWKEQCFGLTAETLVDKAMELDHIGGTFGGNRKPTPFMCLVMKMLQIQPEKEIVIEFIKNDDYKYVRVLGAFYLRITGSDTDVYQYLEPLYNDYRKLRSKLADGRFSLTHVDELIDELLTKDYSCDIAMPRIKKRWTLESLDLLEPRKSALEEDFEEEEEKEENDQLNGLDDEVHDKEYYRGRSPERERDRDRRRDRDRYRDRDYDREYDRDRDYERERGRGRERDRNRDRDRDRDRYRLRDEKDYGRDRDRDREWDGRERERRDRDRGRRRSHSRSRSRSREHKDREGGDHRKRHARSISPRRRDGPDDSTREEPRKKKEKKEKKADGTDHPDPEIAEANRLRASLGLKPLNV, from the exons ATGGCGAACCGCACGGACCCCTCGGCGAAGAACATAAGGGGCACGAACCCCCAGAACCTGATCGAGAAGATCGTACGGACGAAGATATACAACAACACCTATTGGAAGGAGCAGTGCTTCGGATTGACGGCGGAGACGCTGGTGGACAAGGCCATGGAGCTCGACCACATCGGCGGGACCTTTGGAGGTAACCGGAAGCCCACGCCGTTCATGTGCCTCGTCATGAAGATGCTTCAGATCCAACCCGAGAAGGAAATCGTCATCGAGTTCATTAAGAACGACGACTACAA ATATGTTCGGGTGCTTGGTGCATTTTACTTGCGTATCACAGGCAGCGATACTGATGTCTACCAGTACCTAGAGCCTCTGTACAATGACTATCGGAAGTTGAGAAGTAAATTGGCTGATGGAC GTTTCTCATTGACTCATGTGGATGAGCTTATTGATGAACTTCTGACAAAGGACTACTCATGCGACATTGCCATGCCACGAATCAAGAAAAG ATGGACTCTTGAATCACTTGATTTGTTGGAACCTAGAAAAAGTGCTTTGGAGGAGGACtttgaggaggaggaagagaaagaggagaATGATCAGCTTAATGGATTGGATGATGAAGTCCATGATAAGGAGTATTACCGTGGCCGAAGTCCTGAAAGGGAAAGAGACAGGGATAGAAGACGTGACAGGGACCGATACAG AGATCGTGATTATGACAGAGAATATGATAGGGATAGAGACTACGAGAGAGAACGTGGACGtgggagagaaagagatagGAACAGAGACAGGGATAGGGACCGGGACCGATATAGACTGAGAGATGAAAAGGATTATGGCCGTGATAGGGATCGGGATAGGGAGTGGGATGGTAGGGAGCGTGAGAGGCGGGATAGGGATCGTGGTAGGAGGAGGAGCCATTCAAGGAGCCGAAGTAGGAGTAGGGAGCACAAGGATCGTGAGGGTGGGGATCACCGCAAGAGACATGCCCGCAGCATCAGTCCTAGGAGGCGAGATGGGCCTGATGATAGCACTCGTGAGGAGccgaggaagaagaaagagaagaaggagaagaaggctGATGGTACAGACCATCCTGATCCTGAGATTGCTGAAGCCAATAGGCTCCGAGCATCTCTTGGTTTGAAGCCCCTTAATGTCTGA
- the LOC133721603 gene encoding single-stranded DNA-binding protein, mitochondrial isoform X2 — translation MSSLAARFSKFIRVSVPSSQTSSLVGGQRSSKLWYSSGSIDSDTNDTKQVDAEEDIDDFLGGLKDTNMQAQGVDPKRGWGFRGVHKAIICGRVGQSPVQKILRNGRTVTIFTVGTGGMFDQRLLGKDLPRPAQWHRIAVHNDALGAYAVKQFVKNSSVYVEGDIETRVYNDSINGEVKNIPEICIRHDGKIRLIKSGESISSMSLDDLREDLP, via the exons ATGAGTTCACTCGCTGCGAGATTTTCCAAGTTCATCAGAGTCTCTGTTCCTTCCTCGCAAACTTCCTCActgg TGGGCGGGCAAAGAAGCTCGAAGTTATGGTACTCGAGCGGCTCAATCGACAGTGACACTAATGACACAAAACAAGTTGATGCCGAAGAAGATATTGACGATTTTCTTGGTGGCTTGAAAGATACAAATATGCAAGCCCAAGGTGTGGATCCCAAGAGGGGTTGGGGATTTCGCGGTGTGCACAAG GCAATTATTTGTGGAAGAGTTGGACAATCCCCAGTGCAGAAGATCTTGAGGAATGGCCGAACTGTAACCATCTTCACTGTTGGGACGGGGGGCATGTTTGACCAGAGATTACTGGGAAAGGACTTGCCAAGACCTGCTCAGTGGCACCGAATTGCTGTGCATAATGACGCACTTGGGGCTTATGCAGTTAAACAATTTGTTAAGAA TTCATCAGTTTATGTTGAGGGTGACATCGAAACTAGAGTTTACAATGATAGCATCAATGGTGAAGTTAAGAATATTCCAGAGATCTGCATTCGTCACGATG GGAAGATCCGTCTTATAAAGAGTGGAGAAAGCATCAGCAGTATGTCCTTGGATGATCTGC GAGAAGACTTACCTTAG
- the LOC133722014 gene encoding wall-associated receptor kinase-like 20 — protein MVTSTRSRVLETISMLFVVIMIMIVITKIGHVSADLGACPKCGSLEVPYPFSTDDSCGDPRYKIYCNNGNELQFMSAEGFKYKILSIDSSANKLIIHPPDFLVENNTPTCYSSDFSSQGLRLDERLPFNISTRNTVMLFNCSDNILRSPLNCSSNSFCRQFEDKIEACRGTLCCHFLKDSHMTSYMIRVRSGGCTAYTSVVDIQPQDPVDNWNYGIELQWLTPN, from the coding sequence ATGGTAACTAGTACTAGAAGTAGAGTACTCGAAACAATTTCGATGTTATTTGTGGTGATCATGATTATGATCGTGATCACCAAAATTGGGCATGTATCAGCTGATCTTGGTGCCTGCCCAAAATGTGGTAGCCTAGAAGTTCCATACCCTTTTAGCACTGATGATAGCTGTGGAGACCCTAGATATAAAATCTACTGCAACAATGGCAATGAACTTCAGTTCATGTCAGCAGAAGGGTTTAAGTACAAGATCCTCAGCATCGACTCGAGTGCCAACAAGCTCATTATACACCCACCTGATTTCTTAGTAGAGAATAACACCCCTACATGTTATTCTTCAGATTTCTCTTCACAAGGCTTAAGACTCGATGAGCGCTTGCCCTTCAACATTTCTACTCGTAACACCGTGATGCTGTTCAATTGCTCGGATAATATTCTCCGCTCGCCTCTAAATTGTTCCTCAAACAGCTTCTGCAGGCAGTTTGAGGATAAGATTGAGGCGTGTAGAGGTACCCTTTGCTGCCATTTCTTGAAGGATTCCCACATGACTTCATATATGATCAGGGTCAGGTCTGGAGGCTGCACTGCTTATACTTCCGTTGTCGATATTCAACCTCAAGATCCTGTTGATAACTGGAACTATGGCATTGAGCTTCAATGGTTGACTCCTAACTAA
- the LOC133721603 gene encoding single-stranded DNA-binding protein, mitochondrial isoform X1 → MSSLAARFSKFIRVSVPSSQTSSLAVGGQRSSKLWYSSGSIDSDTNDTKQVDAEEDIDDFLGGLKDTNMQAQGVDPKRGWGFRGVHKAIICGRVGQSPVQKILRNGRTVTIFTVGTGGMFDQRLLGKDLPRPAQWHRIAVHNDALGAYAVKQFVKNSSVYVEGDIETRVYNDSINGEVKNIPEICIRHDGKIRLIKSGESISSMSLDDLREDLP, encoded by the exons ATGAGTTCACTCGCTGCGAGATTTTCCAAGTTCATCAGAGTCTCTGTTCCTTCCTCGCAAACTTCCTCActgg CAGTGGGCGGGCAAAGAAGCTCGAAGTTATGGTACTCGAGCGGCTCAATCGACAGTGACACTAATGACACAAAACAAGTTGATGCCGAAGAAGATATTGACGATTTTCTTGGTGGCTTGAAAGATACAAATATGCAAGCCCAAGGTGTGGATCCCAAGAGGGGTTGGGGATTTCGCGGTGTGCACAAG GCAATTATTTGTGGAAGAGTTGGACAATCCCCAGTGCAGAAGATCTTGAGGAATGGCCGAACTGTAACCATCTTCACTGTTGGGACGGGGGGCATGTTTGACCAGAGATTACTGGGAAAGGACTTGCCAAGACCTGCTCAGTGGCACCGAATTGCTGTGCATAATGACGCACTTGGGGCTTATGCAGTTAAACAATTTGTTAAGAA TTCATCAGTTTATGTTGAGGGTGACATCGAAACTAGAGTTTACAATGATAGCATCAATGGTGAAGTTAAGAATATTCCAGAGATCTGCATTCGTCACGATG GGAAGATCCGTCTTATAAAGAGTGGAGAAAGCATCAGCAGTATGTCCTTGGATGATCTGC GAGAAGACTTACCTTAG